One window of the Methanomassiliicoccaceae archaeon DOK genome contains the following:
- the nifB gene encoding nitrogenase cofactor biosynthesis protein NifB: MFQNQQLEEALSRHPCYNRDAHREFARMHVPVAPRCNIQCNYCNRKYDCCNESRPGVTSEVLTPEQAAEKVAYVKSLIPNLSVVGIAGPGDPLANEETFRTLELVSKETPDLTLCVSTNGLALPDSAQRLYDLGVRFITVTMNAYDPDVGAEIYGSVRWDGRVLKGREGAELLIARQTEGIERCAALGMLMKVNIVMVPGINDGHIPDLVKYVKGKGAYIVNILPLIPVEGTPFADLRAPTPEERREMMDRCSLDARMMRHCRQCRADAIGLLDQDRSQEFVNFGGCGSGCGPQGQAAAPNVLFRDPKMVAVATSDGVSVDRGFGNASAFRIYRRVDDGWEFFREVSVDTGVPASGSGHREHIASVAASLGECSTVVVTEIGHMPSRLLGEMGVTVVETDVPVDKALASLGLRDPGYKF, translated from the coding sequence ATGTTTCAGAACCAGCAGTTGGAGGAAGCGCTTTCCAGGCACCCGTGCTACAACAGGGATGCCCACCGTGAATTCGCGAGGATGCACGTCCCCGTGGCACCGCGCTGCAACATTCAGTGCAACTACTGCAACAGGAAGTACGACTGCTGCAACGAATCCCGTCCGGGGGTGACCAGCGAGGTCCTGACACCGGAGCAGGCGGCGGAGAAGGTCGCGTACGTGAAGTCGCTGATCCCCAACCTCAGCGTCGTCGGGATCGCCGGACCAGGGGACCCCCTGGCCAACGAGGAGACCTTCCGCACTCTGGAGCTTGTGTCGAAGGAGACTCCGGACCTGACCCTGTGCGTCTCCACCAACGGCCTCGCCCTCCCCGACAGCGCCCAGAGGCTGTACGACCTCGGCGTCAGGTTCATCACCGTGACCATGAACGCCTACGATCCGGACGTCGGGGCCGAGATCTACGGCTCCGTCCGCTGGGACGGCAGGGTCCTGAAGGGCAGGGAGGGGGCGGAGCTCCTGATCGCCCGCCAGACCGAGGGGATAGAAAGGTGCGCCGCGCTGGGGATGCTCATGAAGGTCAACATAGTCATGGTCCCCGGGATCAACGACGGGCACATCCCCGACCTGGTGAAGTACGTCAAGGGCAAGGGCGCCTACATCGTGAACATCCTCCCGCTCATCCCTGTGGAGGGCACGCCGTTCGCGGACCTGAGGGCGCCGACGCCCGAGGAGAGGAGGGAGATGATGGACCGCTGCTCCCTGGACGCCAGGATGATGCGCCACTGCAGGCAGTGCAGGGCGGACGCCATCGGGCTCCTTGACCAGGACCGCTCCCAGGAGTTCGTGAACTTCGGCGGCTGCGGATCCGGCTGCGGACCGCAGGGACAGGCCGCCGCCCCCAACGTCTTGTTCCGCGACCCGAAGATGGTCGCGGTCGCCACGTCCGACGGCGTGTCCGTGGACCGCGGGTTCGGCAACGCCTCCGCGTTCAGGATCTACAGGCGCGTCGACGACGGATGGGAATTCTTCCGCGAGGTCTCCGTCGACACCGGCGTCCCCGCGTCGGGAAGCGGCCACCGCGAGCACATAGCTTCCGTGGCTGCCTCCCTGGGGGAGTGTTCCACAGTCGTCGTCACCGAGATCGGGCACATGCCCTCGAGGCTCCTGGGCGAGATGGGCGTGACCGTAGTCGAGACGGACGTTCCCGTCGACAAGGCGCTCGCATCCCTGGGCCTCCGAGACCCCGGATACAAGTTTTAA